The sequence ACCGGCGCCTGACCCCGCGCGGATGTGGCGAACCAGACGCCACCCCCGCGTCCGGCGCGTGTGCGCGTACGGGACAATGGACGGCGAGCGTCCGGCTCGGACAGTGACGGGCGGGCTCGGAGCCGTACGACACGTACGTCGCTCTTCTGGGACACGTACACAGCAACGAGGAGCACAGACATGGCGGGCAGCAGCCACGGCCACGGTCACACCCCGGCCGCCTGGACCGGCGTCATCATTTCCTTCGTCGGCTTCCTGGTCGCCGGCGCCTTCATGGTGATGGCCGACCCCATCGGCTTCTGGGTCGGCATGGCCCTCATCATCGGCGGCGCGATCGTCGGCGGCATCATGAAGGCCATGGGCCTCGGCGACAGCCAGAAGCCCCTCGCGATGGTCGGCGCCCCCATCGCCGCGCGCGAGCCCGTCGCGGTGGAGAGCTGAGCGGCCGAGCACGGCACCTCTTCGTGGAGGGCGGCCCGGGTGTCCCTGACGGACCCGGGCCGCCCTTCCGCGTCCGCCGGGGCCCCGCCGCGACCGCACCCCGCGCGCACGGCCGCCGCGTCGGCGAGAATGCCTGACGTGACCGCCGCCGACCGACCGGCCCCGCCCGCCGCGTCCTTCCCCGCCACCCGCACCGGCCTCGGGCCGCCCGCCCCGGTGCCGTTCTCGTCGCCGGACGCCCGCCCCTGGTCCGCACCCCCTGCCGCCGCTCCGCCGGCCCCCCGGTGGCGGCGTCTCGCCACCCCCGCCGGTGCGCTCTCGGCCGTCGCCGGTGCCTTCGCCTATGTCGGGACCGTCGACCCGAACCACCCCGGCCACTACCCGGTCTGCCCCCTCTACCGGTTCACCGGCCTGTACTGCCCCGGCTGCGGCGGGCTGCGCAGCGCGCACGCGTTCGTGCACGGCGACCTGACGGCGGCGCTGCACGACAACGCGCCCGCCGTGGCCGGCTACTTCCTCTTCGCGGCGCTGTGGGCGGTCTGGGTCGTACGGGCGTGGCGCGGCCGTCCCGCACGGCTCGCGCCGGGCAACGCCCAGATGTGGGCCATCGGCGCGCTGCTGCTGGTGTTCACCGTGGTCCGCAATCTGCCGTCCGGCGCCTGGCTGCACCCCTGACCAGCGGCGTCGACGTCCAAGGAGTGAAACCGGCGTCCACCGGATGCGAGGCCGGGGCCCCGCTCCGGATACCATCGAGTGACCAAGGGTTTTCACAACCTGAAGGAACTGAAGGAACCAACCGTCTGAAAGGGGGCCGCTCGCGTGAGTGTGCTCGACGAGATCATCGACGGAGTCCGTGCCGACCTCGCGGAGCGGCAGGCACGCGTCAGCCTCGACGAGCTCAAGGAGCGCGCGGCCAAAGCACCCGCCGCCAAGGACGGGGTGGCCGCGCTCAAGGGCGACGGCGTCAAGGTGATCTGCGAGGTCAAGCGCTCCAGCCCCTCCAAGGGCGCGCTGGCCGCGATCGCCGACCCGGCGGGCCTTGCCGCCGACTACGAGGCGGGCGGCGCGGCCGTCATCTCCGTCCTCACCGAACAGCGCCGCTTCGGCGGTTCCCTCGCCGACCTGGAGGCCGTCCGCGCCCGCGTGGACATCCCGGTGCTGCGCAAGGACTTCATCGTCACCTCGTACCAGCTGTGGGAGGCCCGCGCGTACGGCGCCGACCTCGTCCTGCTGATCGTGGCCGCCCTGGAGCAGCCCGCCCTGGAGTCCCTGATCGAGCGCGCCGTCTCCATCGGCCTCACCCCGCTGGTCGAGGTGCACGACGAGGACGAGGTCGAGCGCGCCGTGGCCGCGGGGGCCCGGATCATCGGTGTCAACGCGCGCGACCTCAAGACCCTGGAGGTGGACCGCGGCACCTTCGAGCGGGTCGCCCCGGAGGTGCCCGAGGGCATCGTCAAGGTCGCCGAGTCCGGCGTGCGCGGCCCGCACGACCTGATCGCCTACGCCAACGCCGGCGCCGACGCCGTCCTGGTGGGCGAGTCCCTGGTCACCGGCCGCGACCCGAGGACCGCCGTCTCCGACATGGTCGCCGCCGGCGAGCACCCCGCGCTGCGGCACGGCCGCGACTGAGCTCCCGCTAGGCTGACCCCGATGACTGCGACCATGACGACCGCGGACCGCTACGCGCGCCTCGCCCGCGGCTGCCGCCCCCGCGGCTGCCGCGCACCCGCGCGCCGCGTCCACGGCCGCCGGGTCCGCTACGTCATCGGCGACGAACCGGGGCAGGTCAACGGCATGCGATGGCACCGGCCGACCTTCAGGGGCGCGGGGCAGAGTCGAATGCGGCTCCGTCGCGTGAGCGCGACGAGTCACTGACGGCCCGCAGTCGACAGACGACCTCCCGCCCCACGGCGAACAGTGTCTTTTCACCGCACTCACCGTGAGGTTTCCGCATGCCCAGCAACTACTTCTTCCCCGACCCGGAGGGTCAGGTCCCCAGCTCCGAGGGCTACTTCGGAGCGTTCGGCGGCAAGTTCATCCCGGAGGCCCTCGTCGCCGCCGTGGACGAGGTCGCCGTCGAGTACGACAAGGCCAGGCAGGACCCCGAGTTCGCCCGCGAACTGGACGACCTGATGGTCAACTACACCGGCCGCCCCTCGGCGCTCACCGAGGTGCCCCGGTTCGCCGAACACGCCGGTGGCGCGCGGGTGTTCCTCAAGCGCGAGGACCTGAACCACACCGGCTCGCACAAGATCAACAACGTGCTCGGCCAGGCGCTGCTCACCAGGCGCATGGGCAAGACCCGTGTCATCGCCGAGACCGGCGCGGGCCAGCACGGCGTCGCCACCGCCACCGCCTGCGCGCTGTTCGGCCTCGACTGCACCATCTACATGGGCGAGATCGACACCGAGCGCCAGGCCCTGAACGTGGCCCGGATGCGCATGCTCGGCGCCGAGGTGGTGGCCGTGAAGTCCGGCAGCCGCACCCTCAAGGACGCCATCAACGAGGCGTTCCGGGACTGGGTCGCCAACGTCGACCGCACCCACTACCTGTTCGGCACCGTCGCGGGCCCCCACCCCTTCCCGGCCATGGTCCGCGACTTCCACCGGGTCATCGGCGTCGAGGCCCGCCGCCAGATCCTGGAGCGCGCGGGCCGCCTGCCCGACGCGGCCGTCGCCTGCGTCGGCGGCGGCTCCAACGCCATCGGCCTCTTCCACGCCTTCGTGCCCGACGAAGGCGTCCGCCTCATCGGCTGCGAGCCGGCGGGCCACGGCATCGACACCGGCGAGCACGCGGCGACCCTGACCGCGGGCGAGCCCGGCATCCTGCACGGCTCCCGCTCCTACGTCCTCCAGGACGAGGAGGGCCAGATCACCGAGCCGTACTCGATCTCGGCCGGTCTGGACTACCCCGGCATCGGGCCCGAGCACGCCTACCTCAAGGACTCGGGCCGCGGCGAGTACCGCGCGGTCACCGACGACGCCGCGATGCAGGCCCTGCGCCTGCTGTCGCGCACCGAGGGCATCATCCCGGCCATCGAGAGCGCCCACGCCCTCGCGGGCGCCCTGGACGTCGGCAAGGAGCTGGGCCCGGACGGGCTGATCGTCGTCAACCTCTCCGGCCGCGGCGACAAGGACATGGACACCGCGGCCCGCTACTTCGGGCTGTACGACACCGACGCCGAGGTGGCCGCGGACGCCGCCGCCACCGCCGAGATCGAGGGGGACGCCAAGTGAGCGGCAACATCGAGCTGTTGACGGACACCCTCGCCGCCGCGAAGGCCGAGGGCCGGGCCGCGCTCATCGCCTACCTCCCGGCCGGGTTCCCGACCGTGGACGGCGGCATCGAGGCGATCAAGAGCGTGTTCGACGGCGGCGCCGACGTGGTCGAGGTGGGCCTGCCGCACAGCGACCCGGTCCTGGACGGCCCGGTCATCCAGACCGCCGACGACATCGCCCTGCGCGGCGGCGTCAAGATCGCGGACGTGATGCGCACGGTGCGGGAGGCCCACGCGGCCACCGGCAAGCCCGTGCTCGTGATGACGTACTGGAACCCCATCGACCGCTACGGCGTCGAGCGGTTCACCGCCGAGCTGGCTGAGGCGGGCGGCGCGGGCTGCATCCTGCCCGACCTGCCGGTGCAGGAGTCCGCGCTGTGGCGGGAGCACGCCGACAAGCACGGCCTCGCCACCGTCTTCGTGGTGGCGCCGAGCAGCAAGGACGCGCGGCTCGCCGAGATCACCTCGGTGGGCAGCGGCTTCGTCTACGCCGCCTCGCT is a genomic window of Streptomyces sp. WP-1 containing:
- a CDS encoding HGxxPAAW family protein; this translates as MAGSSHGHGHTPAAWTGVIISFVGFLVAGAFMVMADPIGFWVGMALIIGGAIVGGIMKAMGLGDSQKPLAMVGAPIAAREPVAVES
- a CDS encoding DUF2752 domain-containing protein → MPDVTAADRPAPPAASFPATRTGLGPPAPVPFSSPDARPWSAPPAAAPPAPRWRRLATPAGALSAVAGAFAYVGTVDPNHPGHYPVCPLYRFTGLYCPGCGGLRSAHAFVHGDLTAALHDNAPAVAGYFLFAALWAVWVVRAWRGRPARLAPGNAQMWAIGALLLVFTVVRNLPSGAWLHP
- the trpC gene encoding indole-3-glycerol phosphate synthase TrpC; amino-acid sequence: MSVLDEIIDGVRADLAERQARVSLDELKERAAKAPAAKDGVAALKGDGVKVICEVKRSSPSKGALAAIADPAGLAADYEAGGAAVISVLTEQRRFGGSLADLEAVRARVDIPVLRKDFIVTSYQLWEARAYGADLVLLIVAALEQPALESLIERAVSIGLTPLVEVHDEDEVERAVAAGARIIGVNARDLKTLEVDRGTFERVAPEVPEGIVKVAESGVRGPHDLIAYANAGADAVLVGESLVTGRDPRTAVSDMVAAGEHPALRHGRD
- the trpM gene encoding tryptophan biosynthesis modulator TrpM, with amino-acid sequence MTATMTTADRYARLARGCRPRGCRAPARRVHGRRVRYVIGDEPGQVNGMRWHRPTFRGAGQSRMRLRRVSATSH
- the trpB gene encoding tryptophan synthase subunit beta, which codes for MPSNYFFPDPEGQVPSSEGYFGAFGGKFIPEALVAAVDEVAVEYDKARQDPEFARELDDLMVNYTGRPSALTEVPRFAEHAGGARVFLKREDLNHTGSHKINNVLGQALLTRRMGKTRVIAETGAGQHGVATATACALFGLDCTIYMGEIDTERQALNVARMRMLGAEVVAVKSGSRTLKDAINEAFRDWVANVDRTHYLFGTVAGPHPFPAMVRDFHRVIGVEARRQILERAGRLPDAAVACVGGGSNAIGLFHAFVPDEGVRLIGCEPAGHGIDTGEHAATLTAGEPGILHGSRSYVLQDEEGQITEPYSISAGLDYPGIGPEHAYLKDSGRGEYRAVTDDAAMQALRLLSRTEGIIPAIESAHALAGALDVGKELGPDGLIVVNLSGRGDKDMDTAARYFGLYDTDAEVAADAAATAEIEGDAK
- the trpA gene encoding tryptophan synthase subunit alpha, yielding MSGNIELLTDTLAAAKAEGRAALIAYLPAGFPTVDGGIEAIKSVFDGGADVVEVGLPHSDPVLDGPVIQTADDIALRGGVKIADVMRTVREAHAATGKPVLVMTYWNPIDRYGVERFTAELAEAGGAGCILPDLPVQESALWREHADKHGLATVFVVAPSSKDARLAEITSVGSGFVYAASLMGVTGTRESVGAQAQDLVQRTRVTRAELPVCVGLGVSNAVQAAEVATFADGVIVGSAFVKRMLDAPDHASGLAAVRELAGDLAKGVRGQA